The following DNA comes from Oceanidesulfovibrio indonesiensis.
CTCGTGCAACGCTCTACCGACTAATCGAAGCAAATGCATTTCCTCGTCAAGTCAGCCTAACCGGTGCACGAGCAGTTGCATGGCGAGAAGAAGAGGTTTTGGAGTGG
Coding sequences within:
- a CDS encoding helix-turn-helix transcriptional regulator, with translation RATLYRLIEANAFPRQVSLTGARAVAWREEEVLEWIASRTRCSVIAM